The genomic stretch GGGAATCTTTCGAGGTCTCGTCCCGAATGACCAGAAGATCGCACGAGGAGCGAGTGGCGACCTTCCAGCAATGCCTGCCCGCAGAAGCTCTCGAGGTTCTGGACACCTTGCCCTTCGCAGAAGGTGAAGATAGAAATGATATGGCAGTAGTGCTTCGCCATATGGAAGCGTACTGCTTCAGCAAAACAAACGTGATCTACGAACGGTACCAGCTCACGCAGCGAGCACAGAAGCAAGGTGAGCCTTTTGATGACTACCTAATTTCGCTAAGAAGCATGATTCGTGCATGCAATTATGGTGCGATCCAAGATGAATTGTTGCGCGACAAGATAGTCCATGGGATACGCAACAATGACACCCGTCAGAAACTGCTGCAAGAAGCTAAATTAACGTTGGCGACCGCGATATCCATATGCCGTGCCGCAGAGTCGACATCCGCACAAGCCAAAGCCATTAGCTTTAGCGATGACGTGCATGCACTGACCGCGTACAGCACACGCAACAGGAGAAGACAAGCCACGGTAACCGCTAGGGTACCGCAGACATGTCACTATTGTGGACGACGACATGACAGAGGTCCACGACAATGTCCCGCACTAGGCAAAACATGCTCAAAGTGTGGCAAAGCAAACCACTTTGCTTCCGTTTGCCGACAGAAACAACCACAAAAGAAGACAGCTTCCCCAAAACAACAGTACCGCATACACCGTATGGAAGACGACGAGTTAGACCAAACCAATTACTTGATGACAATCACATTGACCGATACCAGAAACACGGATACAGCCTATTCTCTTCAAAATAGCCAGGAGACACATGTCAATCAACTGTACGCCACAATGACAGTCGGTGGGTGCCCAATACGTCTACAATTAGACACAGGTGCTACGTGCAACGTTATCAGAAAGTCGGAAACTCCTCCAGGGACCGTACTACAGAAATCTGACAAAGTTTTGTCTCTTTACAACAAAAGCAGACTGAAACCTCTGGGTAGGTGTACTTTGCCAATCATCAACCCCAAAACGAAGCAACAACACATTGAGGAATTCGTTGTTGTTGCAGACAACGAAGCAGCTACCTCTCTGTTAGGAGCCGGAGCAACGCAGCGACTAGGACTTATCAGCGTACACCTCGACCACGTACGTACTGTCAAACACGAACAGACAGCACCTGGTTCTTGCAAACCGCAGACAACCACGGACACCACATCTGACTTAAAGCAACTTCTTGCAACATACGCAGATGTTTTCGATAGCAGCACTGTTGGTCAACTGCCTGGAATGCTACATTTAGATGTTAACCCCACGGTACCACCTGTCAAAATGCCTCTAAGAAAAATGCCCATTGCTATACAAACACAGCTGAAAGACGAGCTGCAGCGACTGGAACGACTAGACGTGATCGAACGAGTGGACACTCCAACCGAGTGGATATCTAGCCTCGTCGCCGTCAAGAAGCCGAACGGAAAACTCCGCTTGTGCATCGATCCCAAGCCCTTAAACAAGGCACTGAGACGCAGTCACTATCCGATGCACACCATCGATGATCTGCTGCCTGAACTATCGCAAGCCAAGATGTTCAGCGTTTGCGACGTAAGTAATGGATTCTGGCATGTTAAATTAGACGAAGAATCTAGCTTACTTACGACATTTGAGACGCCATTTGGACGCTACAAATGGAAGAGGATGCCTTTCGGTATCTCACCTGCACCGGAAGTATTCCAGCGACGACTAGACGAAGCCCTAGACGGAATGCCCGGAGTGCATACAATTGCAGATGACATCCTGATCACTGGAGTAGGAAGTAACATGGatgatgcaacagcagacCATGACCGCAAACTCCACAGACTACTTCAGCGATGCCGCTCCAAAGGAATCCGCATCAATGCCGACAAACTCAAGTTTAGGCAAAGCAAAGTTGCCTATCTTGGACATTTGCTCACAATCGACGGTTTGAAGCCCGACCCCAGCAAACTTACAGCAATACTAAATATGCAGAAGCCCACAGACGTTCACGGAGTGCAGCGCATACAAGGACTAGTCAATTACCTCTCGCGCTTTCTTAGCAATCTGACCGATTTGTGTGAGCCACTTCGCCAGCTCACACACAAGGATACAGCATGGAATTGGACTGATATCCACGACAAAGCTTTCCAGAAAATAAAAAACGCTATTACTGAAGCACCTGTACTGCAATACTTTGACCCGGCTGAGCTGACAACAGTACAATGCGATGCGTCAGAAACAGGACTGGGAGCAGCTCTCATGCAAGCAGGCAAGCCGGTAGCCTACGCAAGCAGGGCTCTGACAACGACCGAACAAAACTACGCTCAAATTGAGAAGGAATTACTTGCAATCGTCTTTGGGATGGAAAGGTTTCACCACTACACCTACGGCAGACCAGTATTGGTAGAAACTGATCACAAACCTTTAGAAACTATTGTCAAGAAACATCTACAGAAGACACCAAAACGACTGCAAAGGATGCTTCTCAGACTACAGCGTTACGACATCACAGTTACCTACAAGCGTGGTACTCAGATGTTTCTAGCTGATACACTGTCACGAGCCTATTTACCTACTGACAAAGGACCATCATCCAGCCATTTGGAAGTGGTACACCAACAGACCAATGTTGCAATTGAAATCGAACATATCAATATGGCGGATTACATACCGCTAACACCAGAGGCAATAGCACAAATCCAAGAAGAAACAGCGAAAGACCCTACATTGCAACAGCTCAAGCTTATAATTCTACAAGGATGGCCAAACAAGAACAACCTTCCACCGGATTTACTTCCATATTACAGCTATCGAGATGAGCTAGTTGTGCAACATAACATTATATACAGAAATGATAGATGTGTCCTACCAAAATCGATGAGAGCAAATACCTTGCAAAAGATACATAGCTCACATCTAGGCATAGTTGGATGTCAACGTCGAGCCAGAGAATGCATATTCTGGCCCGGTATGACTGCTGACATTGCAGCTTATGTCAGCCAATGCAAAGTTTGTCAAGCCCTTGGCACACAGCAGCAGAAGGAAACGCTAACACCACACCAAATCCCAAGTAGACCATGGAGCAAAGTCGGACTGGATATCTTTACGCTTTCAGATCAGCATTATCTGATTACAGTCGACTACTACAGTAATTTTTGGGAGATAGACCGTTTGGACAGTATGGACTCAGCCACGGTCATCAGAAAACTGAAAAGTCATTACGCAAGATATGGTAttccatcaacagttgtatCAGACAATGGACCACAGTTTGCGTCAGATAAATTCAAAGACTTTGCCAAGACATATCAGTTTGACCATATCACTTCGAGTCCAGGGTATCCCCAATCAAATGGGAAAGCAGAAAGTGCAGTCAAAACCGCAAAACATATCATGGGAAAAGCAAAGATCACTGGGTCAGACCCATGGCTTTCACTGTTGGATCACAGGAACACGCCAACAGCAGGAATGCAAACTAGCCCAGCACAGCGACTGATGAGTAggagaaccagaactcttcTACCTACCACTGCAAAGCTACTGAAACCTCAGATACCAGTCGATGTTCTTCAGGAACTAGCAACACGACAAGCAAAGCAAGCCCATTACTataacaaaacagcaaaggatCTGCCTCGCCTACAACCTGGTCAAGCTGTCCACATACAACCACTCAACGCCTACTACCACAAGTGGAAACCAGCAACCGTTCAGAGACAAGTAAACATCCGATCCTATGATGTCACTACAGAAGACGGACGACTTCTTCGGAGAAATAGAAAACATCTACGAGCAgcaccagcaacaacaaaacccaaacaacagacaacacagataACGACATCACAACAAGGCAGAATAACACCCGCAACGATCtccaaacacacagaaacaacgaaTGTCGCCCGCAGCAAACGAGTTGTGAAACAACCTGCTTACCTGAAGGATTACGTTGTCTAGACTTTACTGCTAGCTTAGCTAGAACATTTTTTGGAAAGGGGATGTAACATGAGTAGActacattgcgcatgcgtagtacaAATACCACTAGTATATAAGCAGACACAGTACTTGTACACTTAGTATTGCGTGACTAGCCTAGAGAGTCAATATCATAATACACTATATTACAGGaacggccccaatcgtcggatacccattttcttgccttcctaccttctcagcaacagctctaggtttcaaataactgcagttgattaaattcagctatctgaaacgccgcagaacgcagaacgcttgcctagagtgcttgatggcaattctgagtcatttctcctacaaccacgcccccactaggacgtgtaagacgtcgcttgaacgaactagccgttcaacaaagaagacgacaaccgaaaccgatgagagggcagaattgaagtgctaaaacgctcttttaccctttgcaaagaaagtcgatcgctgcgtagcgcgcgttgacaaggacttgacaCTAGCTAATTCAACTGTatctaggagaagcaggggtgaaggttctagctgctctgatagtaaacaaagttcctgcattcggtacagctggttgtaccaacgatgacgtgctgcacttcgtgacggtgcaaggtcaggcaaaggtagatatcaaactgagatagaaacacctgcacacgtcctattcagagccaagtaacaatctaggggccttgaaaggaagcacgggctgttcctgtgcgagttgggagaatgtgctcaccgcaaagctcgaacatggatgatgtaaatcgtctgctacatccggtgcatcaagcctgtgcagttgtgctgcaagacactcaggagttcaaattctcaCGCTGGGAAGACCAGACAGTACCGGAGGGAacgtagatgccaacagagtgagcttgtcagcagagaaaattcaaCAGTTTCCGCTAgtaaccgttgctgagtcaaatagaggtcaaacgaattgggggcccgtacgatatttccttccaactctctcttaTGACACTAgtacctgcagactgctgctggaAAGAAAAAAcgactgtccgacgaaaggggcgttacctcgactcaatgagcgtgcgctGTCTCTCTTGGAaagtagcaaacggagacagtgatagtgttgttgtgttagctagtcacctttaattaaacctatctcaggtgcgaagttgcagaattgcgtttgcgttttcatgggggagATCGTGTCTGGtaaatgatggtggtgtccgatgaccggggtcgcagagaaggatcacgtttaccgtcctagcataaccgtttcaagcctttggaagtcccgcgtctggaatcacagtctttactaatccttcttactgtgggctttaacaaagctcagtcttacttcgtttacttcttgcacggctgtccgatgattgatggtgtccgataacaggggcgtcgctctacctcgaatttgtggacgtgatgggaggaaccttgTAGGTGCTAACAGTTTCGCAGGTGAATCgtggtgatacaccacagaacatggtttagattgcggcccaaaataccagcttgtgcggcaaccattcaggtatctagtccagctcagctgctgttactcagacccactcgctttctgtggcggagaaaaaatgtccacaatggATACACCCCTGTCTTCTGCTGTTCatagacgttatcccgtatattttactagtgcgctagcagacgttgtgcAATTCTAGTCGTACACGTATTGTTCCAAAGGtaagacattggtgcgtacatgggacatgtttccctctctccgttgcaggttaccagagaaagAGCGTTTgtactcaaattaccggggagtccACAACTATGGAAACACCTACCCTAACCGATTTAttaactgtctgtctactagACTGCATGATCTACCTGTTTGTCgtaaactgcatgcatgcgtgtgggTCTGGATTTCGAGTTGTTACGTAAGCAGTATGTTCGATCTTGGGATTTTGAGGACAATGTAACTTCTAATTGATtcaatgcttaattaattgattgtcCAAGTACTCAATTGCCATCGATCTTCGCATTTGGTTGGTATGCATATGCTTTCAACTGTGGTGTGACATTTTGGGTTGTCTAGAACAAGTCCATGCAAACTCGATCCCTGAGACGTTAAGTTGCATAAAACTAAACTAAAAGCGTTTGTTGTCTAGCGGATTTGGGAACAAAACGAACGGCGGTAGGCTAGACATCTCGAAAGCCAAAGAAATTGAATGATGCAAGGTAAGAATTCTATTCTGTACtgttacttgtgtgtgtgtgtgtgtgtgtgtgtgtgtgtgtgcgtgcgtgcgtgcgtgcgtgtgtgtgtgtgtgtacgtgcgtgcgtgcgtgcgtgcgtgtgtgtgtgtgtgtgtgtgtgtgtgtgtgtgtgtgtgtgtgtgtgtgtgtgtgtgtgtgtgtgtgtgtgtgtgtgtgtgtgtgtagctctAGTCATGTCAGTTTAAATTCCGGCCTAGAGCCCTGGCatattgcatctttgtaaGGCAAAAGATAGGTAGCTTTGCCGGAACGACTTGAACTTCTTGCTATTCTTCTTCCCATTTCGTCTACTACAGACTGCAGGGACAGATGGTGCAGACATTTATCGCATTTGCAATTggccccaacgaccaaagtgttcaaacacATAATCTGGAGAAATTCTACTGCTGCTTTGGTATTTCCAATAGCTTTTGCATTTTTGCGAGTTCTTGTAGAAACAATTCTGCCGACTCGCCCCAGCAACCAAATGTTTAAAGActagagggacagacagacagacaagacagacagacagaccccggaTGAATGGAAGCGGTGCTTGCAAcctacagtttctgcaaagtagAAGTCATCAACAGAAGAGGAGAGCTTCTTCAGGATTCTTTTTGGCGTCAGCGGTTCTTTCCGCTTTCGTCTGTTGCGTCAGTCCTATTCGGTTGTATGGAGTCCTCGTTTCTGGAATGAACGCTTTTGTTGAGTTGCTTTTCGTCGTATGTTGTTTCCGTGGcttatgtttctttgttgtgatcgaGTTTGCGTTCAGTCTTTACTCTTGTGGCGTcagtgtctgggatcatcgcagccttaccttgccttCGTGGTCTAGTGCATTTTCTTCGGATTCTGTCGTCGTCATCTCATCTTCGTCTCatcgtccatcttgtgacttcagcgtgtgggattatcgcagccttaccttgccctcgtggcctagtgcgtcttctccagattctgtcgtcatcatgTTGTCTTTCCTTAGTCTTGTCGTCCATCTCGTGCACGTGGCTTcagtgtctgggatcatcgcagccttaccttgcccttgTGGCCTAGTGCGTGTTCTCCAGattttgtcgtcatcatctcgtctacctcttcgtcttgtcgtccatcttgtgacttcagcatctgggattatcgcagccttacaTTGCCCttgtggcctagtgcgtcttctcggattctgtcgtcaccatctcctggtcttctttggattcatttcttctgacttgcgtATCTTGTATCTAGCTCTAGCGTCTAGCCTCTCGTATGTAGTTTacaagttttatgttgttactagtgttggactttagttatagttatgtactttgcagtgatgtataattgttccatgtttgaaaatatatgtattgacagacagacagacagacagacagacagacagacagacagacagacagacaaacatacagacagacagacagacagacagacaggtctgaattgatgaacagagtAATGCATGGTCGACTGAGGTGGATTTGTTTACtttgaagatttgcttgttgtgtctttaattaaagtcaataaaacaatatgtctgtctgtctgtctgtccgtccgtctgtctgtctatttgtctgtctgttctgtctgtctgtctgtctgtctatctgtctgtcaagacatatatttccattacaatgaaatttccatcaaactctaaaagcaaacctaaagtccactacataataattactacataatacattagccccATATGGGCGATAAAACTTAAAAGAAGCTACTAACTACAAgttgtgcaaagtcagtgtttctactAGTATGGGTCTTAGGTCCAAAACCAATCATTATGAGTTTCTTGtcagcacacttgcattgcaacgttgcagttGAATTGAAAACCGTCTCCTCCATTGTGTCTTAAACTCAgcaacatttgtttgtccgttcTCATCTCTCCACATACTTGCAATTGCATTAGAGTAATTAGTGGCTCCTTCTCCCCAACGcccaaagtgctcaaaaaCTAGAGGCACTACTGATGGAGAATATTCACCGGGTAGTTTTTCCTCTCtttatttacttaatttaagTTCTTCCCTTCTCACAGCCGCACTCCCTGCAGTTGTAGATGCACGAGACAAAATGTCTGCAGCCTACAGATGAGCTATAGTGCCATCTCAAGTTCTATGTTTGAACCAGTTTCAGAATTAGCCACAAGAATATCTGGGCGGTTGTTGGAATTCACATAGCTGTCTCTGGGTTCACATTTGTGTGGTAAGTGAAGTGAACTCAAAACATTCTGACCATACAGACATCATCGAGTCGTGAGGCCCACCACCAGTTTTACAAGTTATAAGATGGAAACCATCTGCATCTTCGCCATGTATTTCTAAATGGTcttccacaatcacacttgtTGATCCACTCTGAATAATGTACAGGAAGGCCCAACCTTATCGAAGTAGCCAAAGTAAATTTACTAggtgaaagtgcaaacttctcaGAGGATGGTATTGCACCgagccatgctccagctccCTTAACTTGTAAAGACAACAAGCGAGCAGCGTCTTTTTTGAGAAGAGTTGTCGATCAGACTGTAAATTGCAAGTTGATAACCGGCACTTGTCAATCTGTGTTGTAGCTTCTTTGTATTAGACAtgattctgtttgtctgtctgtctgtctgtctgtctgtctgtctgtctgtctgtctgtctgtctgtctgtctttttgtctgttcgtctctctgtctgtctgtctatcttcaGCGACCGAAGTGTTCCAGGATAGTGTGGAATGCAGCTAAAGCTAGTACATAATTATGATGCCTGAGAACTACTAGACAAGAATTTTAGATAGACGTACGTAGCAGTAGTAGTGTATGTCTAGCAAGTTTGACGCTGAGATTTACTCGATTAGATTTTTCAATTAGAATAACTTATTTCTCTAATCATGCAGATAGTACAATCGTTATTAATAAAAGAACTGATTTTTCAACTCTAGGAAAACTGACGTCCAGAGTGAGGAAAACATTTGCAAGTTTAGGGCGTCCGCGAGTTGAGAGAAGATCTCAAGTGAGTCAGTGACTGTtatatgatataatatgatatatttctgtcgcaccttataaaggtacagttccctcttggagcaaacataaaaacaactaagacat from Corticium candelabrum chromosome 21, ooCorCand1.1, whole genome shotgun sequence encodes the following:
- the LOC134196861 gene encoding uncharacterized protein K02A2.6-like, with the protein product MSTATQVRESPEPRTVRESPEPRDLVHLTNVTVPLPERLNLKGNLAQNWRTFRRRWESFEVSSRMTRRSHEERVATFQQCLPAEALEVLDTLPFAEGEDRNDMAVVLRHMEAYCFSKTNVIYERYQLTQRAQKQGEPFDDYLISLRSMIRACNYGAIQDELLRDKIVHGIRNNDTRQKLLQEAKLTLATAISICRAAESTSAQAKAISFSDDVHALTAYSTRNRRRQATVTARVPQTCHYCGRRHDRGPRQCPALGKTCSKCGKANHFASVCRQKQPQKKTASPKQQYRIHRMEDDELDQTNYLMTITLTDTRNTDTAYSLQNSQETHVNQLYATMTVGGCPIRLQLDTGATCNVIRKSETPPGTVLQKSDKVLSLYNKSRLKPLGRCTLPIINPKTKQQHIEEFVVVADNEAATSLLGAGATQRLGLISVHLDHVRTVKHEQTAPGSCKPQTTTDTTSDLKQLLATYADVFDSSTVGQLPGMLHLDVNPTVPPVKMPLRKMPIAIQTQLKDELQRLERLDVIERVDTPTEWISSLVAVKKPNGKLRLCIDPKPLNKALRRSHYPMHTIDDLLPELSQAKMFSVCDVSNGFWHVKLDEESSLLTTFETPFGRYKWKRMPFGISPAPEVFQRRLDEALDGMPGVHTIADDILITGVGSNMDDATADHDRKLHRLLQRCRSKGIRINADKLKFRQSKVAYLGHLLTIDGLKPDPSKLTAILNMQKPTDVHGVQRIQGLVNYLSRFLSNLTDLCEPLRQLTHKDTAWNWTDIHDKAFQKIKNAITEAPVLQYFDPAELTTVQCDASETGLGAALMQAGKPVAYASRALTTTEQNYAQIEKELLAIVFGMERFHHYTYGRPVLVETDHKPLETIVKKHLQKTPKRLQRMLLRLQRYDITVTYKRGTQMFLADTLSRAYLPTDKGPSSSHLEVVHQQTNVAIEIEHINMADYIPLTPEAIAQIQEETAKDPTLQQLKLIILQGWPNKNNLPPDLLPYYSYRDELVVQHNIIYRNDRCVLPKSMRANTLQKIHSSHLGIVGCQRRARECIFWPGMTADIAAYVSQCKVCQALGTQQQKETLTPHQIPSRPWSKVGLDIFTLSDQHYLITVDYYSNFWEIDRLDSMDSATVIRKLKSHYARYGIPSTVVSDNGPQFASDKFKDFAKTYQFDHITSSPGYPQSNGKAESAVKTAKHIMGKAKITGSDPWLSLLDHRNTPTAGMQTSPAQRLMSRRTRTLLPTTAKLLKPQIPVDVLQELATRQAKQAHYYNKTAKDLPRLQPGQAVHIQPLNAYYHKWKPATVQRQVNIRSYDVTTEDGRLLRRNRKHLRAAPATTKPKQQTTQITTSQQGRITPATISKHTETTNVARSKRVVKQPAYLKDYVV